A DNA window from Paraburkholderia sp. IMGN_8 contains the following coding sequences:
- a CDS encoding ATP-binding protein — protein sequence MAKNVTKVDDQMDDDKTKTDEPFDRRRKHGVTAVYHDPLLEPTEYRDNPLILALPPFHRRLEVATAALRQFEMPYSQECRTWSDEIKLLSVQRISLNGIALPIQIRISDWLHAAIRTHYHLLQPMEEPDFLQRRYAALQNGEAHVLGQLVQSHSGSMLVIGISGVGKTTAAKLGVSQFPRFIGHESFNGRPFLSDQVVWIHVTCPHNGSIKSLCKSILAWVDDLLGTFYEREMLKHGVNSADYVEKVGNVLLHHMVGVLIIDEIQNAMRATDQREVFDMLVNMLNKNSCPVLAIGTPEVATLAPKAFRLARRMAGRTMTMEPFRKGPKSKTAGERDLYLNGVTRLDFLPTPFTNKQGVHDALMAVSAGVPAFITLAWILTQHAGIVTKAQEVTPSLIVAATKQAFSIVSGLLAAIESRDIKKLATVSDLAITEVREYIEKLVTDDGRTEYDEARDEYRRLNTFYRAVGTLVNLGIGQGSAELEVATIQREEPALDAIELVRKAIDRCRVTIPKTEADADAGNDTKPEATPTGDSVGSNDSVRPNQAPETKTAEAQQHSHVAGFRSRKKASSAEGTTRDKGDSSAEKAEPQFTESRHPASEEVI from the coding sequence ATGGCAAAGAACGTGACTAAAGTGGATGATCAGATGGATGACGACAAGACGAAGACGGATGAGCCATTTGATCGCCGACGGAAACACGGCGTGACGGCGGTATATCACGATCCGTTGCTTGAACCGACAGAGTACAGAGATAACCCGCTTATCCTTGCGTTGCCGCCATTTCATCGACGGCTTGAAGTAGCCACAGCAGCCCTTCGACAGTTTGAAATGCCTTACAGCCAGGAGTGCCGAACGTGGAGTGACGAAATCAAACTCCTTTCCGTGCAACGAATCTCGCTCAACGGGATCGCCTTGCCGATCCAGATAAGAATAAGCGACTGGCTGCATGCAGCCATACGCACGCATTACCACTTGCTGCAGCCGATGGAAGAGCCTGATTTTCTCCAACGGAGGTATGCGGCACTGCAGAATGGGGAGGCGCATGTCCTCGGACAGTTGGTTCAGTCTCACTCAGGTTCCATGCTGGTTATCGGCATATCGGGTGTGGGCAAAACCACAGCGGCCAAGCTGGGTGTCAGCCAGTTTCCCAGGTTCATTGGTCACGAGTCATTCAACGGTCGACCGTTCCTTAGCGATCAGGTAGTCTGGATTCACGTAACCTGTCCACATAACGGTTCGATCAAGTCGCTTTGCAAGTCGATTCTGGCATGGGTTGACGATCTTCTCGGGACATTTTACGAGCGGGAAATGTTGAAGCACGGAGTAAACAGCGCCGACTACGTTGAGAAAGTTGGTAATGTCCTCCTGCATCACATGGTCGGTGTTCTCATTATCGACGAGATTCAAAATGCGATGCGCGCGACGGATCAGCGCGAGGTCTTCGATATGTTGGTTAACATGTTGAACAAAAATTCGTGCCCTGTCCTCGCCATCGGTACTCCGGAAGTGGCTACTCTAGCCCCGAAAGCATTTCGTCTTGCGAGACGCATGGCGGGTCGAACCATGACTATGGAGCCGTTTCGCAAGGGACCTAAGTCTAAAACTGCTGGCGAACGTGATTTGTACTTGAACGGCGTCACGCGACTGGATTTCTTGCCTACACCGTTCACGAACAAACAAGGTGTTCATGATGCGCTGATGGCGGTCAGCGCCGGGGTACCGGCGTTCATCACACTTGCGTGGATATTAACTCAGCACGCAGGTATCGTCACGAAAGCGCAGGAAGTGACCCCTTCGCTCATCGTGGCAGCGACCAAGCAGGCTTTCAGCATTGTGAGCGGATTGCTCGCAGCGATCGAAAGTCGCGATATCAAGAAGCTTGCCACTGTCAGTGATCTCGCTATCACCGAAGTTCGAGAGTACATCGAAAAGTTGGTGACCGACGACGGTCGAACTGAGTATGACGAGGCGCGCGACGAATACCGCCGCCTCAACACTTTCTATCGGGCCGTGGGGACACTTGTCAACTTGGGAATAGGTCAGGGCTCGGCTGAGCTGGAAGTAGCGACGATTCAGCGTGAGGAACCTGCACTTGATGCCATCGAACTCGTGCGCAAGGCCATTGATCGCTGTCGCGTGACGATCCCCAAAACGGAGGCGGATGCAGACGCAGGCAATGACACGAAACCGGAGGCTACACCGACGGGAGATTCTGTGGGTTCAAATGATTCCGTGAGGCCGAACCAGGCGCCGGAAACGAAGACGGCCGAAGCCCAGCAACATTCGCACGTTGCAGGCTTTCGTTCTCGCAAAAAGGCATCTTCAGCAGAGGGGACAACACGCGACAAGGGCGACTCGTCGGCGGAAAAGGCTGAGCCTCAGTTCACTGAGTCCCGGCATCCTGCCTCTGAAGAGGTTATTTGA
- a CDS encoding Dam family site-specific DNA-(adenine-N6)-methyltransferase: MTIHPTPQATQTTRPFVKWAGGKSRLLNHIIPAIPAGRRFVEPFLGGGAVFLNAKNFDQYLLGDSNKHLIDLYTCVVEHRHEFIALASTFFDESYRSPERYQEVRHAFNHERDVMVRSARFVYLNRFGFNGLCRYNRAGQFNTPYGHPRQVPGFPVKQILAFAEKAQRATFVHGDFSELMRLATPGDVVYCDPPYLDRDDSASFRAYGADGFGVARQGELAELSRELAARGVPVVISNHDCRAARELYAGAEIITFPARRSISAATGSRGNVGELLAIFR, encoded by the coding sequence ATGACCATTCATCCAACGCCTCAGGCAACTCAGACCACACGGCCCTTCGTCAAATGGGCGGGCGGGAAAAGCCGTTTGTTAAATCATATCATCCCAGCTATTCCGGCAGGACGACGCTTTGTTGAGCCGTTCCTTGGCGGGGGGGCCGTATTTTTAAATGCGAAAAACTTCGACCAGTACTTGCTTGGCGACAGCAACAAACACCTAATCGACCTATACACATGCGTCGTCGAACATCGACATGAGTTCATCGCGTTGGCGTCAACATTTTTTGACGAGAGCTACCGTTCTCCCGAACGGTATCAGGAGGTACGACATGCATTTAACCATGAGCGTGACGTCATGGTCCGCTCCGCGCGATTCGTATATTTGAATCGATTTGGTTTCAATGGTCTCTGCAGATACAACCGGGCCGGCCAATTCAACACACCGTACGGCCACCCCAGGCAAGTCCCGGGTTTTCCAGTCAAGCAGATTCTCGCGTTCGCGGAGAAAGCGCAACGGGCAACATTTGTTCACGGTGACTTCTCCGAGCTTATGCGGCTGGCCACGCCTGGAGACGTTGTTTACTGCGATCCACCTTATCTAGACCGTGATGACAGCGCGAGCTTCCGCGCTTACGGCGCAGACGGCTTCGGAGTAGCACGTCAAGGTGAGCTAGCCGAGTTGTCGAGAGAACTCGCTGCAAGAGGAGTTCCGGTCGTAATCTCGAATCACGATTGTCGTGCTGCACGGGAGTTGTACGCTGGCGCCGAAATCATCACGTTCCCGGCTCGACGCTCCATTAGTGCCGCTACTGGTTCGCGTGGAAACGTAGGCGAGCTTCTCGCGATTTTTCGATGA
- a CDS encoding metallophosphoesterase, with product MRIQVASDLHHEIAAPGSDLAAPLSIVSDVDLLVLAGDIHTGTKGVELYANCRVPVAYVLGDHEALGHKYPALVHEMKVRANGTSVRVLQSDEWVYDGVRILGTSLWTDYHRFPLNLDDALRARWGKTAQDRKVWSYSSEVFKPEDPIGHQRRTLLWLNARLEEPFAGKTVVVTHHMPSGMSVPQKNRELVLAAARATNVELLVLRADLWVHGHGHWSSDYRIGDCRVVCNPRGRPGRNRTAPEIPYENAAFNPALTIEL from the coding sequence GTGCGTATCCAAGTCGCATCTGACCTGCATCACGAAATCGCTGCGCCGGGCAGCGATCTGGCGGCGCCGCTATCGATAGTCTCGGATGTTGATCTTCTTGTTCTTGCTGGCGACATCCACACTGGCACCAAAGGTGTCGAGCTCTATGCAAACTGTCGCGTGCCAGTGGCATACGTGCTTGGGGACCATGAAGCGCTGGGACACAAATATCCCGCACTCGTCCATGAGATGAAGGTGCGTGCAAACGGCACCTCAGTCCGGGTGCTGCAAAGCGACGAATGGGTCTACGACGGCGTTCGAATTTTGGGCACCAGTCTTTGGACGGACTATCACCGCTTTCCGTTGAACCTGGACGACGCACTGAGAGCAAGGTGGGGCAAAACAGCTCAAGACAGGAAAGTCTGGTCATACAGTAGCGAAGTGTTTAAACCTGAGGATCCGATAGGGCATCAGCGGCGGACCCTTCTGTGGCTGAACGCGCGTCTTGAGGAGCCGTTCGCCGGGAAAACGGTGGTGGTAACACATCACATGCCTTCAGGAATGTCAGTTCCACAGAAAAACCGCGAGCTTGTGCTTGCGGCGGCACGCGCAACAAACGTTGAACTCCTTGTTCTACGAGCGGATCTGTGGGTGCACGGTCACGGGCACTGGAGCAGCGATTATCGGATCGGTGATTGCCGCGTTGTGTGTAATCCCCGTGGTCGCCCTGGTCGTAATCGCACTGCGCCTGAGATTCCATACGAGAACGCTGCGTTTAACCCGGCCCTCACAATCGAGCTATAA